From Pseudobdellovibrio exovorus JSS, a single genomic window includes:
- a CDS encoding lipid A deacylase LpxR family protein, translating into MLFTGKKISNQKLKKISVLQITLALCASTLAWTPSVLAQDGRAITLYVENDSRFLGGPGSDNAYTNGLKLSYTSANDHIPEWARPFLANSRVLRRLKDDSQSNFSISLGHQIYTPNNTGATELLPDDRPYAGWLYVGLGAHFKDRLRSHAFELDIGIVGPQALGREVQNGYHQFIGIRKAYGWEHQIAFEPTLQLSYQERQRFIEKTSEEYGNYFDLIPFYGASLGNVAINGYGGAMVRLGAQLPNDFGPSRASSFEGDLFVEPKQARVEESSRASLYGFAGARGIVVLRNIFLDGNTFRDSHRVHKNNFVVETEFGAALQVRPWNLAWRFVSRTAEFRKNRGVNSFASISVSYAFH; encoded by the coding sequence GTGTTATTTACAGGAAAGAAAATCAGCAATCAAAAACTAAAAAAGATTTCCGTCCTTCAAATAACACTGGCACTTTGTGCGTCTACATTAGCATGGACTCCATCCGTTTTAGCTCAAGATGGGCGTGCTATTACTTTATATGTTGAAAATGATTCACGCTTTCTAGGTGGGCCGGGATCAGATAATGCGTATACGAATGGTCTTAAGCTTTCCTATACATCCGCGAATGATCATATTCCCGAGTGGGCACGTCCTTTCCTTGCCAACTCCCGTGTTCTACGTCGTTTGAAGGACGATTCCCAAAGTAACTTTTCGATTTCTTTAGGACATCAAATTTATACTCCTAATAATACCGGAGCCACCGAGCTTTTGCCCGATGACCGCCCGTATGCGGGCTGGCTCTACGTGGGCTTAGGGGCACACTTTAAGGATCGCTTACGCAGTCATGCTTTTGAACTGGATATAGGAATTGTGGGGCCTCAGGCTCTAGGGCGTGAAGTGCAAAATGGCTATCATCAATTTATTGGAATTCGAAAAGCCTATGGTTGGGAACACCAAATTGCTTTTGAGCCCACATTGCAATTATCCTATCAAGAGCGTCAGCGCTTTATCGAAAAAACCAGTGAAGAGTATGGAAACTATTTTGATCTGATTCCTTTTTACGGAGCGAGTTTAGGTAACGTAGCTATAAATGGTTATGGCGGAGCCATGGTCCGTTTGGGTGCGCAGTTGCCCAATGATTTCGGACCGAGCCGTGCCTCTTCATTTGAAGGAGACCTTTTTGTTGAACCGAAGCAAGCCCGCGTAGAGGAGTCCTCAAGAGCAAGCTTGTATGGATTTGCCGGTGCACGTGGCATAGTCGTTCTTCGAAATATCTTTCTTGATGGAAATACATTTCGGGACAGTCATCGCGTGCATAAAAATAATTTTGTCGTCGAGACAGAATTCGGTGCCGCTTTACAGGTAAGACCATGGAATCTGGCATGGAGATTTGTCAGTCGCACAGCCGAGTTCCGAAAAAATCGCGGGGTCAATAGTTTCGCCTCGATCTCTGTTTCCTATGCCTTTCATTAG
- a CDS encoding DUF1328 domain-containing protein has protein sequence MIRAAITFFIIAIVAFLLGANNIAGLSMEIGKILLIVFLILAGLSFLYGILTGKNPKQLP, from the coding sequence ATGATACGCGCAGCCATCACGTTTTTTATAATCGCCATTGTGGCTTTCCTGTTAGGAGCCAACAACATCGCCGGTCTTTCTATGGAAATCGGTAAGATCTTGTTGATCGTCTTCTTAATACTAGCAGGTCTGTCGTTCTTATATGGGATTTTAACTGGCAAGAACCCAAAACAATTGCCCTGA
- a CDS encoding Hpt domain-containing protein, with protein sequence MQVSANSKFNEKVFVEDFLAEHIPKFIASKKEEQQKLLEALKRQDFAFIKKIGHNWKGVCSSYGFRYLSDLGAQIELLAEQQKAEELEPLISSVNGYLDNAQIVVLSESEMDEYLKNQ encoded by the coding sequence ATGCAAGTGTCAGCTAACTCAAAATTTAATGAAAAGGTTTTTGTGGAAGACTTTTTAGCTGAGCATATTCCTAAGTTCATCGCCAGTAAAAAAGAAGAACAGCAAAAGTTGCTTGAAGCTTTAAAACGTCAAGACTTTGCCTTTATCAAAAAGATTGGTCACAACTGGAAAGGTGTCTGCTCCAGCTATGGCTTTCGCTACCTAAGTGATCTAGGGGCTCAGATAGAGCTTTTAGCAGAACAGCAAAAAGCAGAAGAACTCGAACCACTTATTTCTTCTGTTAATGGCTATTTAGATAACGCCCAAATCGTAGTTCTTTCAGAAAGTGAAATGGACGAATACTTAAAAAACCAATAA
- a CDS encoding hemerythrin domain-containing protein, translated as MNLISYLKEDHERIRKLISKLEQSEDIKKKKLAFTELLIVVRIHMRAEESAVYAKCLKLKEPETSEMALEGYDDHQLLEDYIYKIRASASDDIWLSRVTTYCQILQLHIAVEESDFFAEIKSFFSDFDMQQAAILYLQAKKSHELELRSAEAFGFSKRFFLN; from the coding sequence ATGAATTTGATCAGCTATCTTAAGGAAGACCACGAGCGTATTCGTAAATTAATATCCAAACTAGAGCAAAGTGAAGACATCAAAAAGAAGAAACTAGCTTTTACTGAGCTTCTTATTGTGGTGCGTATACACATGAGGGCTGAAGAAAGTGCTGTCTATGCAAAATGTTTGAAATTAAAAGAACCAGAAACCAGTGAAATGGCTCTGGAAGGCTATGATGATCACCAGTTGTTAGAAGACTACATCTATAAAATCAGAGCTTCTGCTTCAGACGATATCTGGCTATCACGAGTTACTACGTACTGCCAGATCTTACAGCTTCATATAGCCGTGGAAGAGAGTGATTTCTTTGCCGAGATCAAATCTTTCTTTTCTGATTTTGATATGCAGCAGGCGGCCATTCTGTATTTACAAGCCAAGAAATCCCATGAACTCGAACTTAGAAGCGCCGAAGCTTTTGGTTTTTCTAAAAGATTCTTTCTGAATTAG
- a CDS encoding CsbD family protein codes for MMNTQIAKGKWTQIKGEIMKAWGKLTDDELEQTKGDMVKVAGLVQQKYGETQESVRDRINDFLKSVKTDTDSKNEQPRNRM; via the coding sequence ATGATGAATACTCAGATCGCAAAAGGTAAGTGGACCCAAATCAAAGGTGAAATTATGAAAGCTTGGGGAAAGCTAACTGACGACGAGTTAGAACAAACCAAGGGTGACATGGTAAAGGTCGCTGGCTTGGTGCAACAGAAGTATGGTGAGACGCAAGAATCAGTACGAGACCGTATTAATGACTTCTTAAAAAGCGTTAAAACGGATACAGATTCTAAAAACGAACAGCCTCGTAATAGAATGTAA
- a CDS encoding OmpA family protein, with translation MTKYLTGLTLALLVAGCAQTQYKVELPADTDVRTAISEGDARIAHAYNEQWDILAKDELMKSSDALASAKKASADGKSQEKIVEQLSKFEMHYTQAQNQSSNRRERVQGLLEAREAALQSGIREYSKDDQRKFYKLDEDFRDMAESRRIDTEDYAELQQGYLKMATDMKKNVALGKARENIKFAIDNKGKRYAPQALNAAELDMKSAENMIDANLENPQAYQQSVERAKHSAGLVAAIVSEQKKVGYNLDERAAMRLVEQNGTLAQLNRELSISSTMLLGTQAEVDAQAEALRKADSERRFQQALADAQAQFSPNEADVYRQGDKILIRIKSMDFPTGNAQVPSGSRSVLDRVASVAQGLQAKEVVVEGHTDSTGSAQINDRLSQERAENVVDYLATTGVNRTAMQSVGYGFQKPISTNKSKEGRAQNRRVDVWITPQ, from the coding sequence ATGACAAAATATCTAACAGGCTTAACTCTGGCACTGCTGGTAGCTGGATGCGCCCAAACACAGTACAAGGTGGAATTGCCGGCCGATACCGATGTACGGACTGCGATCAGCGAAGGAGACGCTAGAATTGCCCACGCCTATAATGAGCAATGGGATATCTTGGCAAAAGATGAACTCATGAAAAGTTCCGATGCCTTAGCCTCAGCTAAAAAAGCGAGTGCTGATGGCAAATCACAAGAAAAAATTGTCGAGCAACTATCAAAATTTGAAATGCACTACACGCAGGCTCAAAACCAAAGTTCGAATCGTCGCGAACGAGTTCAGGGACTATTGGAAGCACGTGAGGCCGCATTACAAAGTGGTATCCGTGAATACTCGAAAGATGACCAAAGAAAATTCTATAAGCTCGATGAAGACTTTCGAGATATGGCAGAAAGCCGTCGTATTGACACTGAAGATTACGCTGAATTACAGCAAGGTTACCTAAAAATGGCGACAGATATGAAAAAGAATGTGGCTTTAGGTAAAGCCCGCGAAAATATCAAATTCGCTATTGATAACAAAGGTAAACGTTACGCTCCGCAAGCGTTAAACGCAGCTGAGTTAGACATGAAGAGTGCAGAAAACATGATTGATGCTAACTTAGAAAATCCACAGGCTTATCAACAGTCTGTAGAAAGAGCGAAACACTCAGCAGGTTTAGTAGCCGCGATTGTATCTGAACAGAAAAAAGTGGGTTACAACTTGGACGAGCGTGCAGCTATGCGCCTAGTTGAACAAAATGGTACTTTAGCACAGTTGAATCGTGAACTTTCGATTTCAAGTACAATGTTACTTGGTACTCAAGCCGAGGTAGATGCACAAGCGGAAGCTTTAAGAAAAGCAGATTCAGAGCGTCGCTTTCAACAGGCTTTAGCTGATGCACAAGCACAGTTCTCTCCGAACGAAGCGGATGTATATCGCCAAGGTGACAAAATTCTAATCCGTATCAAAAGTATGGATTTCCCAACAGGTAATGCACAAGTTCCATCGGGATCAAGATCCGTGCTGGATCGCGTAGCTTCGGTAGCGCAAGGCCTACAAGCTAAAGAAGTGGTAGTGGAAGGCCATACAGACTCAACCGGTAGTGCGCAAATCAATGACAGGCTGTCACAAGAGCGTGCTGAAAACGTAGTGGATTACTTAGCAACAACGGGTGTGAACAGAACAGCTATGCAGTCTGTAGGTTATGGTTTCCAAAAACCAATCAGCACAAATAAATCTAAAGAGGGTCGTGCACAAAATCGCCGTGTCGATGTGTGGATTACACCTCAGTAG
- a CDS encoding ferritin-like domain-containing protein, with product MDRNSHNNNEIINVDEIRKQAGRSINEGAVTADYPLDREMACQLLNEALASEILCVLRYRHHQVIAKGINYPQVAAEFKEHAIEEEEHMMQLAERIDQLGGDPDMNPANITRLSATEYGSSSNDLVTLIREDLVAERVAIDVYRRLIEWFGQGDPTTRRLLEQILADEEEHATDLADLLVTVERKQLS from the coding sequence ATGGATAGGAACTCACACAATAACAACGAAATCATCAATGTAGACGAGATCAGAAAGCAGGCGGGGCGCTCGATCAACGAAGGGGCTGTGACTGCAGATTATCCTCTGGATCGCGAAATGGCTTGTCAGCTACTGAATGAAGCTTTAGCCAGCGAAATTCTTTGTGTGCTGAGATATCGTCATCATCAGGTTATTGCCAAAGGGATCAACTATCCTCAGGTAGCCGCTGAATTTAAAGAACACGCCATCGAGGAAGAAGAGCACATGATGCAGTTGGCAGAGCGTATCGATCAATTAGGTGGTGATCCCGATATGAATCCTGCGAATATCACTCGTCTTTCTGCTACAGAATATGGAAGCTCTTCTAATGATCTAGTCACACTTATTCGTGAAGACCTTGTTGCAGAACGCGTAGCGATTGATGTCTACCGCCGCTTGATTGAGTGGTTCGGTCAAGGTGACCCAACGACTCGTCGTCTATTAGAACAAATTTTAGCAGATGAAGAAGAACATGCGACGGATCTAGCAGACTTGCTGGTCACAGTCGAAAGAAAACAATTGTCTTAA
- a CDS encoding STAS/SEC14 domain-containing protein has translation MVEILGSPKDVVALRVTQTLDADDYQEIIEEIEFRLVTHQKVSIYADLLDLNHVTAQAVAKRIAYSIAKIGEWHRFPRVALLTEKSWMSAMSKISSALIPRVQIKTFDRASKDEALRWAYGVTSPSVEMPSHSVTS, from the coding sequence ATGGTGGAAATACTAGGATCTCCGAAAGACGTGGTCGCACTTAGAGTGACGCAGACTTTGGATGCAGATGACTATCAAGAGATTATCGAAGAGATCGAATTTCGTTTGGTGACACATCAAAAGGTTTCCATATATGCGGATTTGTTAGATCTGAATCACGTTACTGCTCAAGCGGTGGCTAAACGTATAGCTTATAGCATAGCTAAAATCGGTGAATGGCATCGATTCCCGCGCGTCGCTTTACTGACAGAGAAAAGCTGGATGTCTGCCATGTCTAAAATATCAAGCGCGTTGATTCCAAGAGTTCAGATTAAAACTTTTGATCGTGCTTCTAAAGATGAAGCTTTAAGATGGGCCTACGGAGTGACGTCACCAAGTGTCGAAATGCCCTCTCACTCGGTGACGAGTTAA
- a CDS encoding sigma-54-dependent transcriptional regulator gives MNEKLNARLVVVDDDETIQDLLTAYFKPRGYEVITYSDAESALAESKNKNTKWDILISDLELPQMSGLKFIEELKKIRPELPIIFVTATNTVETAVEAIHNGAYDFIVKPIHLPQLQISVERARHFATLNENISELRQHIKTKDTKHSDLIIGRSPKLLAALDVAKKVAPSNTNIFISGESGTGKEIFARYIHSQSSRAKGPFVAINCSAIPENLLESELFGHAKGAFTGAVDKKIGLFEEAENGTLFLDEIGDLSLSLQAKLLRVLQERKIKRVGENEFRPINARIISATHKNLSQEVIEGRFREDLFFRLNVIPIHIPNLRSRPEDIMPLAEHFLKKYTLINGSPAREFSREAKKFLLENTWKGNVRELENSIERAVVMCTEPTIQCSDFLVANAEGEATSIDLSSMTQNTSMDMSNSTEVFVLRVNQSLPELQEVVQKYIEFAVHRNGGAKDKTAKEIGIDRKTLYRKMKMAEGFVQ, from the coding sequence ATGAACGAAAAGCTGAATGCAAGATTAGTTGTGGTGGATGATGATGAAACAATTCAAGATCTTTTAACAGCTTACTTCAAACCACGCGGGTACGAAGTGATCACATATTCAGACGCTGAATCAGCGTTGGCTGAAAGTAAAAACAAAAATACAAAATGGGATATTCTGATCTCGGACTTAGAGTTACCTCAAATGTCAGGTTTGAAGTTTATCGAAGAGCTGAAAAAAATCAGACCAGAGCTTCCTATTATATTTGTAACAGCAACCAATACTGTCGAAACCGCTGTTGAAGCGATTCATAATGGAGCTTATGACTTTATCGTAAAGCCTATCCATTTGCCTCAATTGCAGATTTCAGTAGAGCGTGCTCGTCACTTTGCAACTTTGAACGAAAATATTTCTGAATTACGCCAACACATTAAAACTAAGGATACAAAGCACAGCGATCTGATTATCGGTCGTAGTCCGAAGTTATTGGCGGCACTCGACGTTGCTAAAAAAGTGGCTCCAAGTAATACGAATATTTTTATTTCTGGTGAAAGTGGAACAGGTAAAGAAATCTTTGCCCGTTACATTCACTCTCAAAGTAGCCGTGCGAAAGGTCCTTTTGTTGCGATCAACTGTTCTGCGATTCCAGAAAACTTATTGGAATCGGAGTTATTTGGTCATGCTAAAGGTGCCTTTACAGGTGCGGTTGATAAGAAAATCGGTCTTTTTGAAGAGGCTGAAAACGGAACCTTATTCTTAGACGAGATCGGTGATCTGAGCCTCTCCCTTCAGGCAAAATTATTACGTGTATTGCAAGAGCGTAAAATCAAACGCGTGGGTGAAAATGAATTCCGCCCTATCAATGCACGTATTATCTCGGCAACGCATAAAAACCTTTCGCAAGAGGTGATTGAAGGGCGTTTCCGTGAGGACTTGTTCTTCCGTTTGAATGTTATTCCTATACACATTCCGAACTTACGTTCACGTCCAGAAGATATCATGCCATTAGCAGAGCACTTCTTGAAAAAGTACACTCTTATCAATGGCTCTCCGGCTCGCGAGTTTTCACGTGAAGCTAAAAAATTCTTATTAGAGAACACATGGAAAGGTAATGTGCGTGAGCTTGAAAACTCAATTGAACGTGCGGTGGTGATGTGTACAGAGCCGACGATCCAATGTTCAGATTTCTTAGTGGCCAATGCCGAAGGCGAAGCTACATCTATTGATCTGAGTTCAATGACACAGAATACGTCTATGGACATGAGCAATAGCACTGAAGTTTTCGTGTTGCGAGTGAATCAATCTTTACCCGAGTTGCAAGAGGTAGTTCAGAAATACATTGAATTTGCCGTGCATCGTAATGGTGGAGCTAAAGATAAAACCGCAAAAGAAATCGGAATCGATCGTAAGACACTTTATAGAAAAATGAAAATGGCAGAAGGATTTGTCCAGTAA
- a CDS encoding acetyl-CoA hydrolase/transferase C-terminal domain-containing protein has protein sequence MTNRMPKRFNSLNDAHDYILDQYDGDLRVAIPLGLGKPNQLINMIYDSFVSNPQKKLEIYTALSLDIPQPKTEIEAKLLEKFIERHFGGQYPRLNYLKDLLDRRPPENIKVYEFYFLAGQYSQVKPAQQNYISLNYTHVARGIAGRGLQMAIQYISPARKNTAGQRMYSLSCNPDVTLDLVDHYQKENKRIFTIGVVHPDLPYLGGDAEVSEDFFDVIIESPEVQHPLFALPRNSVDDVDHMIGFHASQLLPDGGTLQIGIGSLSDALVYSLILRHEKNAEYKTLVESFWNFKQRPLGLEYCEEPFESGIYGTSEMLMDGFMYLRQANILKREIFDHDEHKKTYLHGAFFLGSRALYDWLKNLNEADYSGLSMTRVSKVNDLYDSNEHALRRQRRKARFYNTTMNVNLLGGVSSDTLPNGTVISGVGGQYNFVSMAQELHDAHSVLLVRSTRTSKGKRISNITILGEQMTIPRHLRDIVITEYGIANLKGKTDAEVVAALIEIADSEFQPELIRWAKEQGKLPQSYELPKSAQNNTPQKIQEFLGRSQEKGLFSNYPFGSDFTEVEQKLIASLSALKEKSKLEVALLLLRGVFTSASPFREELQHLHLDSPRTLKQWIGRFLVLGSLQKS, from the coding sequence ATGACAAATCGGATGCCCAAAAGGTTTAATTCTTTAAACGATGCACACGACTACATTCTAGATCAATACGATGGCGACCTGCGGGTCGCCATTCCTTTAGGTTTAGGAAAGCCAAATCAATTGATCAATATGATCTACGATAGCTTTGTTTCGAATCCGCAGAAAAAACTAGAAATTTACACCGCATTATCGCTGGATATTCCTCAGCCAAAAACTGAAATTGAAGCCAAGCTTTTAGAAAAATTTATCGAGCGCCATTTCGGAGGTCAGTATCCACGCCTTAATTACCTGAAGGATTTATTAGATCGTCGCCCTCCGGAAAATATTAAAGTCTATGAGTTTTATTTTTTAGCGGGACAATACAGTCAGGTTAAACCAGCTCAACAGAATTATATCAGCTTAAATTACACCCATGTAGCTCGTGGTATAGCCGGACGTGGTCTTCAGATGGCTATCCAATACATCAGTCCTGCACGAAAAAATACAGCAGGGCAAAGGATGTACAGCTTAAGTTGTAATCCAGATGTGACGTTAGATCTTGTAGATCATTATCAAAAAGAAAATAAAAGAATTTTCACCATTGGGGTAGTACATCCTGATTTGCCTTACTTGGGTGGTGATGCGGAAGTCTCAGAAGATTTTTTTGATGTCATTATTGAAAGCCCCGAAGTTCAGCATCCTTTGTTTGCTTTGCCTCGCAACTCTGTGGATGATGTGGACCATATGATTGGATTTCACGCCAGTCAGCTTTTGCCCGATGGGGGCACTTTGCAAATAGGCATAGGTTCTTTATCTGATGCCTTGGTTTATTCTTTGATTCTTCGTCACGAAAAAAACGCTGAATACAAAACATTGGTGGAAAGCTTTTGGAACTTTAAACAGCGGCCATTGGGACTCGAGTACTGTGAAGAGCCATTTGAATCAGGTATCTATGGTACCAGCGAAATGTTGATGGACGGATTTATGTATCTTCGCCAAGCGAATATCCTAAAACGAGAAATTTTTGATCACGACGAGCATAAAAAGACTTATCTACATGGAGCCTTCTTTCTTGGAAGTCGAGCTCTTTACGACTGGCTTAAAAACTTAAATGAAGCCGACTACAGTGGTCTTTCTATGACCCGTGTGTCCAAAGTAAATGATTTGTACGATTCTAATGAGCATGCATTACGCCGGCAGCGCCGAAAAGCGCGGTTTTACAATACCACCATGAACGTCAATTTATTAGGCGGAGTCTCTTCTGATACACTTCCGAATGGGACTGTGATCAGTGGAGTCGGCGGGCAGTATAACTTTGTTTCGATGGCGCAAGAGCTACACGATGCCCACTCGGTGTTATTGGTGCGCAGTACACGGACAAGTAAAGGTAAACGCATCTCTAACATCACCATTCTAGGTGAACAGATGACGATTCCCCGTCATTTAAGGGACATCGTGATCACTGAGTACGGCATTGCAAATTTAAAAGGTAAGACAGATGCTGAGGTTGTAGCCGCGCTTATTGAAATTGCCGACAGCGAGTTTCAACCCGAGCTGATCCGCTGGGCGAAAGAGCAAGGAAAACTTCCCCAGTCCTACGAGCTTCCGAAAAGTGCACAGAATAATACACCTCAAAAAATACAAGAGTTCCTTGGTCGCTCTCAAGAAAAAGGACTGTTTTCAAACTATCCATTTGGTTCAGACTTCACAGAAGTCGAACAAAAACTGATTGCATCCCTGTCTGCACTGAAAGAAAAATCCAAGTTAGAGGTGGCTCTGCTGTTACTGCGAGGAGTATTCACTTCCGCTTCGCCATTTCGTGAAGAGCTTCAGCATCTGCACTTAGATTCGCCGCGCACTTTGAAACAGTGGATAGGACGCTTCCTAGTCTTAGGATCTCTACAAAAATCTTAA
- the msrB gene encoding peptide-methionine (R)-S-oxide reductase MsrB, with the protein MSQYKKPEDQVLKESLTPEQYKITQLCGTEPPFRNAYWDNKSEGIYVDVVSGEPLFSSVDKFDSGTGWPSFTRPIEKENITYHQETDFMRRVEVRSLQADSHLGHVFEDGPLDDGGLRYCINSAALRFIPKEDLEKTGYGQYLALFKK; encoded by the coding sequence ATGAGCCAATATAAAAAACCCGAAGATCAAGTTTTGAAAGAGTCTTTAACTCCTGAGCAGTACAAGATCACTCAGCTTTGTGGGACAGAACCTCCTTTCCGCAATGCCTACTGGGATAATAAGAGTGAAGGCATCTATGTAGATGTGGTTTCGGGCGAGCCTCTTTTTAGCTCAGTTGATAAGTTTGACTCTGGAACTGGTTGGCCGAGCTTTACCCGTCCTATTGAAAAAGAAAATATCACTTACCATCAAGAAACTGATTTTATGCGACGAGTGGAAGTGCGCTCATTACAAGCGGACTCCCACTTAGGACACGTTTTTGAAGATGGGCCATTAGACGATGGTGGTCTTCGCTATTGTATTAACTCAGCGGCCTTACGTTTCATTCCGAAAGAAGATTTAGAAAAAACGGGATACGGCCAATACTTAGCTCTTTTCAAAAAGTAA
- a CDS encoding phospholipase D-like domain-containing protein codes for MNLSFFKKTDGNHIEFFQEGDDYYTRYLQMIDEAQSSIHLQTYIFKEDAFGQQVIRALIRSAERGVKVYVLIDSVGSFDFSRQAEERLKEAGIYFCRFNGIRIRWLGQWGRRLHHKVLLTDHERAIIGGINVISESYLDSQKVPHQLDFAVYLEGPVATDLTRYCQLIFSKACKLKLKFPDPRLEPRTEFPDGVALQISINDWIYRRWQITRLYSQLTKVANREIIIVNSYFFPRKKFMKQLKAAAERGVRVRLILPRFSDWPSYVKATQYLYAYFLKNKIEVYEWKSSILHGKLALIDGTWSTIGSFNLNYTSYQQNLEMNVNVFDPAFNQKLNQQLQKYMDEGCEKINSSTFLEKADWMTKASRFFFYIILSLVANFSIGIAFQIEEGRGMTRKFITVGVSIIFFIIGVMGLMLPLIPGTPFLIVSLLLICRQIAKNNVQV; via the coding sequence ATGAATCTGAGTTTTTTTAAGAAGACTGACGGAAATCATATTGAATTTTTCCAAGAGGGCGACGACTACTACACACGCTATCTTCAAATGATAGATGAGGCTCAAAGCAGTATTCATTTGCAGACTTACATCTTTAAAGAAGATGCCTTTGGTCAGCAGGTCATTCGCGCTTTGATTCGTAGCGCTGAACGTGGAGTTAAAGTCTATGTACTCATAGACAGTGTGGGTTCGTTTGATTTTAGTCGTCAGGCAGAAGAGCGCTTGAAAGAGGCGGGAATATACTTTTGTCGCTTTAATGGTATCCGCATCCGCTGGTTAGGACAGTGGGGGCGCCGCCTTCACCATAAAGTTTTACTGACAGATCATGAGCGTGCGATTATTGGTGGAATCAACGTAATTTCAGAATCCTATCTGGACAGTCAGAAGGTGCCACATCAGTTGGACTTTGCTGTTTATTTAGAGGGCCCCGTGGCCACGGATCTGACTCGTTATTGCCAATTGATTTTCAGTAAGGCTTGTAAACTCAAACTTAAGTTTCCAGATCCTCGTTTAGAACCCCGTACTGAGTTCCCCGATGGGGTCGCTTTACAGATTTCGATTAACGACTGGATTTACAGACGTTGGCAGATCACACGCTTATATTCCCAACTGACAAAAGTGGCTAACCGCGAAATTATCATTGTGAATTCTTATTTTTTCCCTAGGAAAAAATTTATGAAACAGCTGAAGGCGGCCGCTGAGCGTGGTGTAAGAGTGCGCCTGATCTTGCCTCGATTTTCGGATTGGCCTAGCTATGTGAAAGCGACACAGTACTTGTACGCCTATTTCTTAAAGAACAAGATTGAAGTTTATGAGTGGAAAAGCTCGATTCTACATGGAAAGTTGGCTTTAATTGATGGAACCTGGAGCACGATTGGCTCGTTTAATCTTAATTATACAAGTTACCAGCAAAATCTAGAAATGAATGTAAACGTATTCGATCCTGCTTTTAATCAGAAGCTAAATCAACAGCTACAAAAATATATGGATGAAGGCTGTGAAAAGATCAATTCGAGCACTTTTTTAGAAAAAGCAGATTGGATGACCAAGGCCTCGCGTTTCTTTTTCTATATTATTTTATCTTTAGTAGCGAACTTTTCGATCGGAATCGCTTTTCAGATCGAAGAGGGGCGTGGCATGACTCGTAAATTCATTACTGTCGGTGTTTCGATAATATTCTTCATTATCGGTGTCATGGGACTGATGCTTCCGTTGATACCAGGCACACCTTTTTTAATTGTGAGTTTGCTCTTAATTTGTCGTCAGATTGCCAAGAACAATGTTCAAGTTTAG
- a CDS encoding outer membrane beta-barrel protein, with translation MKLSRSLLLAIACSTWLSSTALAVSSGGLFVEPMITYENGDTETNFPAPFSNSTGKVEGFGIGARLGVHILESFFIAADGRYSMPNFKDSSIDYKARATQYNLAPVLGVQMPGIGVRIWGAYVATGELNPEANGNNVDVKYTDATGYRVGAGFRVAMVSINAEYQELKYGKATVEDGGGILFPPGTTFDDVKLENKSWLVSVSFPLEL, from the coding sequence ATGAAATTATCTCGTAGCCTATTATTAGCTATTGCTTGCTCTACCTGGCTTAGCTCTACCGCTTTAGCCGTTAGTTCCGGAGGGCTTTTTGTCGAGCCCATGATCACCTATGAAAATGGTGATACGGAAACTAACTTTCCAGCTCCCTTTTCAAACTCAACAGGAAAAGTTGAAGGCTTCGGGATTGGAGCTCGTTTAGGAGTTCATATCTTAGAGTCGTTTTTCATCGCTGCCGATGGACGCTACTCAATGCCTAACTTTAAAGACTCCTCGATCGACTATAAAGCTCGTGCGACACAGTACAATTTAGCACCTGTGTTGGGCGTGCAAATGCCTGGAATCGGAGTTCGCATTTGGGGTGCCTATGTTGCCACAGGTGAACTTAATCCTGAAGCCAACGGCAACAATGTCGACGTGAAGTACACCGACGCCACAGGATACCGTGTGGGCGCAGGCTTCCGCGTTGCCATGGTCAGCATCAATGCAGAATATCAGGAACTCAAATACGGCAAAGCCACAGTTGAAGATGGCGGCGGTATTTTATTCCCACCTGGAACTACATTTGACGACGTGAAACTTGAAAACAAATCATGGTTAGTCAGCGTGTCGTTCCCGCTAGAGCTGTAA